The following coding sequences are from one Salvelinus namaycush isolate Seneca unplaced genomic scaffold, SaNama_1.0 Scaffold524, whole genome shotgun sequence window:
- the LOC120041741 gene encoding phospholipid phosphatase-related protein type 5-like has product MFYFQLVIMAGTVLLAYYFEYTDTFPVHVQGFFCFDKTFSKPYPGPEDDSKAPPALVYSLVTAIPTVTILIGEVTTFFVKAEGAQEKTIVTADCCYFNPLLRRIVRFLGVYSFGLFATTIFANAGQVVTGNQTPHFLSACRPNYTVLGCQSPMQYITERRACTGNPYLVASARKSFPSKDAALSIYSAVYTVMYVTLVFRTKGTRLTKPTLCLTLLSLAVLVGVVRVTEYRNHWGDVLAGYLTGGAIAAFLVTCVINNFQQTASALPPLPPQRPQPPHGMQLSTLPRVESPLEKFQDYRTLRSHDHQPYLCPAPPDVLLPSRRFISSEV; this is encoded by the exons ATGTTCTATTTCCAGTTGGTGATCATGGCTGGGACGGTTCTCCTGGCGTACTACTTTGAGTACACAGACACGTTCCCCGTTCACGTCCAAGGGTTCTTCTGTTTCGACAAGACGTTCTCCAAACCGTACCCCGGACCCGAGGACGACAGCAAGGCACCGCCGGcactggtctactctctggtCACCGCTATCCCCACTGTCACG aTTCTGATTGGAGAGGTGACAACGTTCTTTGTGAAAGCGGAGGGGGCTCAGGAGAAGACCATTGTGACGGCTGACTGCTGTTACTTCAACCCCCTCCTCCGCAGGATAGTACGCTTCCTGG gTGTCTACTCCTTTGGCCTCTTCGCCACCACCATCTTTGCCAACGCGGGCCAGGTGGTGACAGGAAACCAGACCCCTCACTTCCTGTCTGCCTGCCGCCCCAACTACACAGTCTTGGGCTGCCAGTCCCCCATGCAGTACATCACAGAGCGCCGCGCATGCACCGGGAACCCCTACCTGGTTGCGTCTGCACGCAAGTCCTTCCCCTCCAAGGACGCGGCCCTCAGCATCTACTCTGCTGTCTACACAGTG atgtACGTGACGCTGGTGTTCCGTACAAAGGGCACCCGGCTGACCAAGCCCACCCTGTGTCTGACCCTCCTGTCTCTGGCTGTGCTGGTGGGGGTGGTGAGGGTCACGGAGTACAGGAACCATTGGGGTgacgtcctggctggatacctgACCGGAGGGGCCATCGCTGCCTTCCTG GTGACATGTGTGATCAACAACTTCCAGCAGACGGCGTCAGCCCTGCCCCCGCTGCCCCCCCAGCGCCCTCAGCCCCCCCACGGCATGCAGCTGTCCACCCTACCTCGCGTGGAGAGTCCACTTGAAAA gtTCCAAGACTACCGTACACTGAGATCACATGACCATCAGCCATACCTGTGCCCCGCCCCTCCCGATGTGCTCCTCCCCTCGCGGCGCTTCATCTCCAGCGAAGTTTAG